In the genome of Conger conger chromosome 8, fConCon1.1, whole genome shotgun sequence, one region contains:
- the cct2 gene encoding T-complex protein 1 subunit beta has product MASLSMAPVNIFKHGADEEKAETARMSSFIGAIAIGDLVKSTLGPKGMDKILLGGGREGSVTVTNDGATILKAIGVDNPAAKVLVDMSKVQDDEVGDGTTSVTVLAAELLREAELLIARKIHPQIIIAGWRKATQAAREALKEAAVDHGNDTEKFQEDLLNIARTTLSSKLLTHHKDHFSRLAVQAVLRLRGSGNLEAIHVIKKLGGSLTDSYLDEGFLLDKKIGVNQPKRLENVNILIANTGMDTDKIKVFGSRVRVDSTAKVAEIELAEKEKMKEKVERILEHGINCFINRQLIYNYPEQLFAAAGVMAIEHADFVGVERLALVTGGEITSTFDHPELVKLGHCKLIEVVMIGEDTLIHFSGVEMGEACTIVLRGATQQILDEAERSLHDALCVLAQTIKETRTVHGGGCSEMLMAKAVTELAIRTPGKEAMAMESFAKALAMLPTIIADNAGYDSADLVAQLRAAHMENKSTFGLNMSQGVVGDMVELGITESFQVKRQMLLSAAEAAEMILRVDNIIKAAPRKRVPDHHPC; this is encoded by the exons ATG GCATCCCTTTCAATGGCTCCCGTGAATATCTTCAAACATGGCGCTGACGAGGAGAAGGCCGAGACCGCTCGTATG tcctccttcatCGGGGCCATCGCCATCGGGGATCTTGTGAAAAGCACCCTGGGACCCAAAGGAATG GACAAAATCCTATTGGGCGGTGGCAGAGAAGGCTCAGTTACAGTAACCAATGACGGAGCCACGATCCTCAAGGCCATCGGAGTGGACAATCCCGCTGCCAAGGTGCTGGTCG ACATGTCCAAGGTGCAGGACGATGAAGTGGGAGACGGCACCACCTCCGTCACTGTGCTGGCTGCTGAGCTCCTGAGG gaggCGGAGCTTCTCATTGCGAGGAAGATCCACCCCCAGATCATCATCGCTGGGTGGAGGAAGGCCACACAGGCTGCCCGCGAGGCCCTGAAGGAGGCCGCCGTGGATCATGG GAACGACACTGAGAAGTTCCAGGAGGACCTCCTAAACATCGCCCGCACCACCCTGTCCTCCAAGCTGCTCACCCACCACAAGGACCACTTCTCCCGGCTGGCAGTGCAGGCCGTCCTGAGGCTCCGGGGCTCCGGGAACCTGGAGGCCATCCACGTGATCAAGAAGCTGGGCGGCAGCCTGACCGACTCCTACCTGGACGAGG GCTTTCTGCTGGACAAGAAAATCGGTGTGAACCAGCCCAAGAGACTGGAGAATGTCAACATCCTTATCGCCAACACCGGCATGGACACCGATAAGATCAAG gtCTTCGGGTCCCGCGTGCGGGTGGACTCCACAGCGAAGGTGGCCGAGATCGAGCTGGCCGAGAAGGAGAAGATGAAGGAGAAGGTGGAGAGGATTCTGGAGCACGGCATCAACTGCTTCATCAACAG ACAGCTGATCTATAACTACCCGGAGCAGCTTTTTGCGGCAGCGGGAGTGATGGCCATCGAGCACGCTGACTTTGTGGGAGTGGAGCGGCTGGCTCTGGTCACAG GGGGAGAGATTACCTCGACCTTCGACCACCCTGAGCTGGTGAAGCTGGGACACTGCAAGCTGATCGAGGTGGTGATGATCGGAGaggacacactcatacacttcTCTGGAGTGGAGATGG GTGAGGCCTGCACCATCGTCCTGCGTGGCGCGACGCAGCAGATCCTGGACGAGGCGGAGCGGTCACTGCACGACGCACTCTGCGTGCTCGCCCAGACCATCAAGGAGACACGCACCGTCCACGGTGGAG GATGCTCTGAGATGCTGATGGCCAAGGCGGTGACAGAGCTGGCCATTAGGACGCCGGGGAAAGAGGCCATGGCCATGGAGTCCTTCGCCAAAGCCCTGGCCATG CTGCCCACCATCATCGCAGACAACGCCGGCTACGACAGCGCAGACCTGGTGGCCCAACTGAGAGCTGCACACATGGAGAACAAGAGCACCTTCGGCCTGA ACATGAGCCAGGGCGTGGTGGGGGACATGGTGGAGCTGGGCATCACAGAGAGCTTCCAGGTGAAGAGGCAGATGCTGCTGAGCGCCGCTGAGGCCGCGGAGATGATCCTGCGCGTCGACAACATCATCAAGGCCGCGCCCAG AAAACGAGTGCCAGACCACCACCCATGTTAG
- the LOC133135886 gene encoding fibroblast growth factor receptor substrate 2-like, with translation MGSCCSCPDKESIPDNHQSKFKVINVDDDGNELGSGVMELTEEELILHTRKRHAVRWPYLCLRRYGYDSNLFSFESGRRCQTGQGIFAFKCARAEEIFNLLQDIMHNNSISVVEEPVMEPAQGPVEGEGPRTPRTPTTPGYTSPVVPNGILRYPSFGDAPSRPSSRHPSAGSARLPSVGEESTHPLLVADEPVHTYVNTSGRPEEWRGGRTGVPPPADPPQASDHPPELPEPRVLLEPAGVKFVLGPTPVQKQLMAKERQREEGPADPGGGARAEPAAQSAPPTTGVNGNGQPGDRDTGYDSDERKEASTGAGNPVHEHLNGSAPPRRIRPPMPSPDPLNLNNSAQRRTALLNYENLPALPPVWEAPKPSSGGEEEDEEDEEEEDDTFGPKTPSLNGYHHHHLHHHHHHHPLHLHLLHQHSLDPAHNYVNTENVTVPLSAHKMESARRRDCAATPTPTATVFNFDFRRPGAPDALRQQLNYIEVEMEKDKGSDSSGPQTPKTPSTPLPQTPTRRTELYAVIDIERTAAMSSLQKARPRDDGTSRKTRHNSTDLPM, from the exons ATGGGTAGCTGCTGTAGCTGTCCTGACAAAGAGTCAATCCCAGATAACCATCAAAGCAAATTTAAG GTGATTAACGTGGACGATGACGGTAACGAGCTGGGCTCAGGCGTGATGGAGCTGACGGAGGAGGAGCTGATTCTGCACACGCGCAAGCGTCACGCCGTCAGGTGGCCCTACCTGTGCCTGCGTCGCTATGGATACGACTCCAACCTCTTCTCCTTCGAGAGCGGCCGCCGCTGCCAGACCGGGCAGG GGATCTTTGCCTTTAAGTGTGCCCGGGCTGAGGAGATCTTCAACCTGCTGCAGGACATCATgcacaacaacagcatcagtGTGGTGGAGGAGCCGGTGATGGAGCCAGCCCAGGGGcctgtggagggagaggggccccGCACTCCCCGCACACCCACCA CTCCAGGCTACACCTCCCCGGTCGTGCCGAACGGGATCCTGCGCTACCCCTCGTTCGGCGACGCGCCCTCGCGGCCCTCCAGCCGCCACCCCTCCGCGGGCAGCGCCCGCCTCCCGTCCGTGGGAGAGGAGTCCACTCACCCGCTGCTGGTCGCCGACGAGCCG GTCCACACGTACGTGAACACCTCAGGGAGGCCGGAGGAGTGGAGGGGGGGACGCACCGGGGTCCCCCCTCCCGCTGACCCCCCCCAGGCCTCCGACCACCCTCCTGAGCTGCCCGAGCCCCGGGTCCTGCTGGAGCCGGCGGGGGTGAAGTTCGTCCTGGGCCCCACGCCTGTGCAGAAGCAGCTGATGGCCAAGGAGAGGCAACGCGAGGAGGGGCCAGCGGACCCAGGGGGCGGGGCTAGGGCGGAGCCTGCCGCCCAGTCAGCCCCGCCCACAACGGGCGTCAACGGCAACGGCCAGCCGGGCGACAGGGACACGGGCTACGACAGCGACGAGCGCAAGGAGGCGTCGACGGGGGCCGGAAACCCCGTCCACGAGCATCTCAACGGCTCCGCCCCTCCCCGGCGGATCCGCCCCCCGATGCCCTCCCCCGACCCCCTGAACCTCAACAACTCGGCGCAGAGGAGAACCGCCCTCCTCAACTACGAGAACCTCCCGGCCCTGCCCCCCGTGTGGGAGGCGCCCAAGCCCAGCTCGGGCggcgaggaggaggacgaggaggacgaggaggaagaggacgacACCTTCGGACCAAAGACGCCGTCGCTCAACGGctaccaccatcaccacctccaccaccaccaccaccatcacccgctccacctgcacctcctccaccaGCACTCGCTGGACCCCGCCCACAACTACGTCAACACGGAGAACGTGACTGTTCCGCTGAGCGCGCACAAAATGGAGTCCGCCCGGCGGAGAGACTGCGCTGCCACGCCCACGCCGACCGCCACCGTCTTCAACTTCGACTTCCGCCGGCCGGGCGCGCCCGACGCCCTCCGGCAGCAGCTCAACTACATCgaggtggagatggagaaggaCAAGGGCTCTGACTCCAGCGGGCCGCAGACGCCCAAAACCCCCAGCACCCCCCTCCCGCAGACCCCCACGCGCCGGACAGAACTGTACGCCGTCATCGACATCGAGCGGACGGCCGCCATGTCCAGCCTGCAGAAGGCTCGGCCGCGAGACGACGGCACCTCCAGGAAAACCCGGCACAACAGCACCGACCTGCCCATGTGA